The genomic region CCAAGCTCCACTTGACGTTGAGAAACATTCGAACCGACACCAAGCAGTGTTCGTGAAACCCCATCGTACCCACCAACAGCATATAGTAAACCTAGGTGGAACAATTATTATGGCGGCGACAGTGATAGTAAACCTGGTGGAACAATTAATATAGCGGAACATTTATTATAGTGGAACAAATATCATGGTGGAACAATTTTTATGGTGGTAATCCTGGGTGGAACAATTATTAAGGTGGAACAATTACTCTACAGTGGAACAATTATTATGGTGGTAAACCTGGGTGGAACAATTAATATGGTCACATGCGTcgattttttaataatctttGTCAATTTTGGAATGCACCAAGTTTTTACGGGACAACGTGCGcgttgattatgacgtcataggccATTAGGATTCGTGCGGCGCATTCATATTTTGTATGGGTCGTGAATTTGCAACATAAACTGGGCAGTGCGTTCTTCTGATTTgtggtaaaataaatgaatttagcCTTTAAGCAGacggtaataaacaaactatatctgttccagaagtagcactgctgtatatttacgatgttttcctcagccaagcagtaTAATTATTACGAAATGGTAGGGATTTACACATTGATTATTTGGTCATAATTtctgcttttaataaaaactatgtGTGCTCTATAGTGTctaaattttcataaaaattcaAAGCAAACAATGaacactatgacatcacaatgtgatgatgtcattcgCTTTGAAGCGTTGTTTCATTTCCcgcaattttttttgcatatttttttatcgatTTTTATGTATCGATTTTTTGCGTTTGAATATTTGCTACTACCACCAAGATCTGCACCTACGGCTGCTCCACCCGGGCTCTTGTTTACTAAGTTAATGTTTTGTCCACTGACTATaatggaatactttttttcgATCTGTAAATCAGTAGTTCCCAAACTGTGGAACGTGATTATTGTAAGCATTATTTGAATTCACATGTGGAGCGTTGACACTGCTATATTCCCTACTACAGTGGtttccaacttttttaaatcgagAAGTTGCTTTACGCGcgtacaaagtatttttgcaaaCATATCTATATATTTTGCTTAGGCGCAAACGTGATAAGGTAAATATCAAGCAACTACAGgctaaataaacaaagagacaatcgctattatgatgcagtGAGTCCATGTGTGAAAACTTACTCTTTCTGAACAAaaatgctgcttggctgagaaAAAAACGTAagtatacagcagtgctacttctagaacatatttaggttgtttattaccaccTGTTATCCTGTTTAATttgcaaattacatttattttacacgcaAGTTTATGAAAGGCAGAAAGGCAAGTTTGTGTTGGGAGTGCCCGCAAAAAATAAGTATCCGTGCGGTTTCTAATTTCCCTATTTAAAATGAGTTGTTCACAAGCCTTTAGTAGTTTAGTGTGTAGGTGGTACGAGAACGCTGCATGAACCAAAAAGTGGTTTTCGAGTAGATAAAGTTTGGTAACAACTGCTCTAAATAGTGCACGCATGTACTCACGACctgaaataaagaaatgttcTATTTTTCTCCAATGTACCAGTACGCGTCcacataaacatttaaaaacaaatccaaATTTTTTCCGACAGTTGTCTAAATCGAAAACACGTGCGTTCTGGCGGTAATAATTTGAAACAGTTTAGTTACAAATTACTAATTACTGAAACTATTAATTTGCGCTAGCATTTTCTTTCAATAAATAAACCCTACTAACAAGTTTTAACAGCGCTTTTTGGGTATAAGCCAACGATTTATCGTGTGGTCCAGATCGTAGCGCACGAATTAAAAACCTGCCAATCATGCTTCGTCTTTCTCGATTAAAACCGGAGTTTCGCGACAATTGTTGATTTTTACTTGCAAAACAATAGACACAATCCCCTTGTTGAACGTTTACGGGTAAagacaacattttaaaaaacaacgaaGTAAAAACCAAAGTTATGCGCGTGTGCATTCACAGATGTTACTtcggtatttatttttatttaacaatttttttatctgcAGCCTATGCAATACCGGTATTTTTTTGCCAGGTGACGTATGCTGTTCATTGTTGCGTAACATAAGTCAGGTATAGGGGCAACGTAAAATTCAGCAGGAGAATTCGGTAGCTAGCTAACGAGCCCAAGTGCAGCTGGATTCTTGTGTAatactttttactttacagtTTGTGAGCATTAAAACTGTCAATTAGCACATGTATGGAATGAGGCTGCACCCCAAATCAACGCCAGTGGAACAATTATTATGGTGGCAACAGCGTTTAGTCAACCTAGGTGGAACAATTATTACGGTGGAAAAATTACGGCAGTGGAACAATTATTATGGTGGCAACAGCGTATGGTAAACCTAGGTGGAACAATTATTACGGTGGAAAAATTACGGCAGTGGAACAATTATTATGGTGGCAACAGCGTATGGTAAACCTAGGTGGAACAATTATTACGGTGGAACAATTATTATGGCACCAACAGCGAATAGTAAACCTGGGTGGAAACAATTATTATCATGGAACAATTATTACAGTGGTACAATTATTATGGTAGCAACAGCGAATAGTAAACCTGGGTGGAAACAATTATTATAGTGGGTCTATACATTGTATTACTTATAGCAACTCACCTCCCAAAACAGCGACCCCCACACTACTACGTCGGGTGTTCATCGGGGCAATGGATCGCCACTCGTTGGTTTTCGGATCGTAAACTTCAGCTGTGTTTAGACCTGGGAACATAATATGACTCTACATACATGgtgtgttatttatatttacattatacaagTGTGTagcattaacaaaaaaaaatttaacaacaattattaaaaacaagctGGGGTAAAATCTATTTGAGAAAAAGTGTCGAATAAAGCGGggctgctaaacccaacatacaataTAATTAACTCGTATTtggttatattattaaataaaaagctaaaACAACATACGTTATCATGGTTGAGAAATCAAACGCTATATGCAATAGTTGTTGATATAGTTACAATATAAACCAACCTACCTGACGATCCATCGAACCCCCCCACTGCATACAACATATTCTGCAAAACTGCCGCACCCAAAGTTGATCTTCTCGCTTCCATTGACGGCCCTGCTGTCCAACAATCCGTCATTGGGTCGTATTTATCTACTGTTCGTACGCGCAAAGAGCCGTTGAAGCCCCCCACTGCCCACACACAGCCCTGTGCATTGTAATGTATAGTAGTTACACCACTGTAATATAATAGTTACGCACATTCTGAATTTTTAGTAAATCTAGGgtgaaattgtttaaattcagTCACATAATTTACAATGCGTTTGTTAGTTGTCATAAAAATGTTCATCATAAAAGTGAAACACAGACACACCCACCTGAAACACAGACACACCCACCTGAAACATGGACACACCCACCTGAAACACAGACACACCCACCTGAAACACGGACACACCCACCTGAAACACGGACACACCCACCTGAAACACAGACACACCCACCTGAAACACGGACACACCCGCTCGACATCTCCGCGAGTTCATCTCGGAAACTTGCCGCCAACGATCCTCCTTGAAATCGTAACATTCAACAGATCGTATCGCTTTAGGGGCTTGCCCTCCAACCACCAGCATCGACTGTGGGGGTGAGGTTAAAGTTAAAGGCGTAATATACTGTGGGGGTGAGGTTAAAGTTAAAGACGTAATATACTGTGGGGGTGAGGTTAAAGTTAAGGTTGCGTGATGTACTGTGGGAGTGAGGTTAAAGTTAGGGTTGCACAATGTACTGCAGGGGTGAGGTTAAAGTTGGGGAGTTgcgtaatatatataataagattCCAAAGTTCAGTTGCATAATGCAAACTATTGAGTGTCATTGAAGAAACGTGGTTTAGCAATATTTGTGGTACacaatgtttaatacacaatccttgggcaagacactaacagacattgctccaacccagtgggtAAGGCTTCAAGGTTAGATGATACCATTATATTGGGCCTATGTGACCTTGAGCAAGACATACACAGTAGCCATGAGTCAAGGGTGTACAGGCCAAATGCGGTCCAAAAAAAGTTGTGTGGCGCGCCTATATTTTTCACGGAAGTTTTTTAGTGTgacaataaacatatatagtagttttCTTGAAAAATTTATGCCTTCGAACATTATGTTTCTGCAAGAAGATAAGATAACCCCCTTTTTAATATCATAAGatcaaagacaaaaataaCTATTACTGATGCGTACAAGCCTATGTTAAATAAACGCACGACCCGCGGGCTCATTCAGTAATTTATACTTGGTCCTTCTGTGATAAAAATTGCATACCCGTGCCATAAGCCATACCTTGGGCATTCCTTTAGGTGTTCTTGGTCGTGTCCTTGATATTTTCATCATAGCTCGATGTTCGGGGCTTAGTAGATGATACTTCATCGCTTCTATGAGGAAGTCTTTACACAGATCGTTGTTTTTCACCAAGCTTTCCTGGTCAACTCTCTGTTTGGATGATCAAATACAGGTTGATACGGTTGAAttaacgaatgtaacttatgtagCCTAAAGTGgttagtcgttataacacggttgttctgtttcatacacttcgtgcccgcttacgagttaccacgtatgtaacttatttattctcgcatggcggggtaacaacagtcgttatacacctcgtgctcacttacgagttaccacgtatgtaactgtgtgggtgattgttatttctgtatggctgataatttggacaacccattagtgaccactaggttggagcaattgtcgttaagtgtcttgcccaaggacacatacgcccacaatggtagcagtgcgACTAGCATGTTACCAGTTCTCCTGGTGCACCTTACATAAATACTTCATTATAACAACCAATATAACTACGTCATAACTTAAGTCCAACCACTGTTGGACCAACAATGCCGGCCAGTCGGCCACTAAGTTCTATCCTATAAAGGAAAGTATTACACTTGTTGTAAGTGGTATTGTGAAAAGAAGGTGCTTAACATGCGACTAGTGTGCCAGTGGTCCCAGTGTGCCTATTATAACTTGAGCATAAGCTTATAATGCTATAACCTATATTACTTTACAATACATTAACCCTCTCACCTCGACAAGGTAATCGCTTGGCATGAGAGGCAATCGAACATGTTCGAGTAATATCGGCATGTATTGTGATCTAGATACCAAGTCGCTTCTCACCCAACCTATTACTGCTTCAAACACCTGGGGAACAATACATGGTTTAATATGGTGGGGTCATATTTGAATAGAAGACTGACGATGACATTTagaaatatatctttttatatGACAAATTTAGAcgaaatatatctttattatattatacagttgattggacttgatttttgtctgttaggtatttcgtagcaccagagtAACAAAGCGTAGaccaaagtttttaacaagtgTAGGTAAATATGGTAAATCAAATgtaggttattttattgatggagGGTGGGGGGGCCACGGGTGTTAAGTGTCTCTGAAAGGGGCCACGGACCATGAATGGTTGGGAACTACAGATATTGAATACAAACTAATTAAAGTTACAACTTTGTATTGTACAATAACCATGTTATACAGTTAATGCAAATTTATACATTAAGATATAAAAGGCCATTTAAAATAACTAGACATgacaatttttaatattacattatgtTTGTGTTTGGCAGTAGTATAATAATAGTTAAGTAAACACCATTGAGGCATGAAGTTTGTGCTTACACTGCAGCACTGCACGGGCCAATGCAGACACACAATGTTGGCTGTAATTGACCGTTGAAACACGTGATGTGCCAACTATGTATATACATGGGGAATATGCTTGTATGTGCTTGCTTGTGTGTGTATACAACTCTGCGCTATTGAGATTGTATTGCGAGTCTAACATAATTTAAGGTATGTGCAAATAGTAAAATATCTTTGCATGCGATACATGTATTCCAGATTCAATATTTTGAAGTTATTTTTGTGAAAACCCTTTTGTTATTGGCTGGaacagtgctcttcaaccttttttgggttggtgaacccctaaagttgtcgGGACGAATATTTTgatgcaccctagggtgcaccgtgcacactGATTGAAGAGCACTGGGCTGGAatactaatataatatttttagacTAATCTATTTACAAATATGGGGCATATGCTTGCTGTGCGTGTGATGTATTCGATCTATCTATGCAACTTACGTCtccatatttatttttatggcaATTTCATGCTGTATGTATGTGAGGGTTTACTGTGTGGCACAAAGACTTGATATTTTGGCGAGGTCTGGTCAATTCCAACATTCAATGGCAGCaaaactaatatatagtaggatgggggaagatgggacacatttttattctattttctcgtctcatttggtagtgaacaaagaacattcaaagaattattaaactgtatcctcacgacttccatgaaccgttgttaattgttaaaaacacgattaggatatttatatattatgtactaaaggtgtccagtcTTTCccctctactatatattataacgtaGTAATTTGTATTTGAGTCATAGTTTAACAATATATGGGATATAATATGTGCAAGCATGGTACAAAGTTACCTTAATAAACACAGATACCATGTAATAGAGTAAAGAC from Ciona intestinalis unplaced genomic scaffold, KH HT000300.1, whole genome shotgun sequence harbors:
- the LOC101242935 gene encoding kelch-like protein 2 produces the protein MASGSPYFMAMFNGMMSESSADRVKLNGIDGKALLQLVDYVYTAQIQVTEENVQSLLPAASLLELTFVRESCCCFLQSQLHPSNCLGIRQFADIHACSDLLTQARSFTEQHFTDVVRGEEFHNLSCQQVCELINSDQLSVSSEEMVFEAVIGWVRSDLVSRSQYMPILLEHVRLPLMPSDYLVERVDQESLVKNNDLCKDFLIEAMKYHLLSPEHRAMMKISRTRPRTPKGMPKSMLVVGGQAPKAIRSVECYDFKEDRWRQVSEMNSRRCRAGVSVFQVGVSVFQGCVWAVGGFNGSLRVRTVDKYDPMTDCWTAGPSMEARRSTLGAAVLQNMLYAVGGFDGSSGLNTAEVYDPKTNEWRSIAPMNTRRSSVGVAVLGGLLFAVGAIIIVPP